The following is a genomic window from Serratia ficaria.
GGGAGAACGTTCCTACGACATTTACTCGCGGCTGCTGCGCGATCGCATCGTTTTCCTCAACGGTGAGGTGAACGACGAGATCGCCGAAATGCTGTGCGCGCAGCTGCTGTTTCTTGAGGCGGAAAACCCCGAGCGGCCGATCAATCTGTACATCAACTCGCCCGGCGGGGCGATCACCAGCGGTTTCGCCATTTACGACACCATGCAGTACATCAACGCGCCGGTGCATACGCTGTGCATGGGCACCGCGCGCTCGATGGGATCCTTCCTGCTGATGGCCGGCGCGGCGGGCCATCGCATGGCGCTGCCCAACGCCAGCCTGCACGTGCACCAGCCGCTGGGCGGCTTTCAGGGCCAGGCGTCGGATATTTTAATCCACGCCGAAGAGATGAAGCGCACCAAGCATAGGGTGATCGGCCTGTACGCCGAGCACTGCGGCCGCCGCTACGAGGAGGTAGAACGCGCGCTGGACAGGGACCGCTTTATGACCGCCGACGAGGCGGTGGAATGGGGGCTGGTGGACCGGGTGCTGCGGGCGCGGTGAACGCAGCAACCGATTACCGGTAGGTGAGCGCCGTTGAGTTTACCCAACCATACTGACCGGCGCATTCACCGGTGATGATGGAGATTTCTTTCCATTCGGCATTACCGATGTTCATTGCCGTGCTTTTACCCGTCAATGTGACCCGTGTGCCGTCGATAAGCTGGCAAATGTGTTCGTTTGGTCCGACAGGCTATCCAAATTGGGGGGCACCGGGCGCTTCAACACTAATTGAGGTGCCTTTTCTCCCGGTGTGTTAGTGATGGTGATATTGCCGCTATTATTTCCAATGGTGGTATTAGCGTTGCCACTCACGGACTGTCTGAGTGTTTCAGTTGAAGATAAAAATGCAGAATAATCGGCTAGTATGCCATCGATGATTGTAGCGATGTCAGTGAAGGGATATGGTTTTTTTCTCAAGATATTCGCTACAGGAAGCTATTTTTTGTCATGCTCGCTAAGCATATCTGTGTTTCTCTAATGAATGAAAAATAATTGAAAATAATGGTTATTATTTTTTTGTTAATGACTGTGGTGATAATTTATTCTTACTATCTATGGTTATAAATGATCATAGATAAAATCCTTATACGTGACGTTACCTTGGACGTGAATAAAGTTACGTTTAATTTCATACAGCATTCGATAGGTTTCTCTGTGGCGGGGGCTCCCCCAGAGCGT
Proteins encoded in this region:
- a CDS encoding ATP-dependent Clp protease proteolytic subunit, which translates into the protein MREKMLLVPMVVERTSRGERSYDIYSRLLRDRIVFLNGEVNDEIAEMLCAQLLFLEAENPERPINLYINSPGGAITSGFAIYDTMQYINAPVHTLCMGTARSMGSFLLMAGAAGHRMALPNASLHVHQPLGGFQGQASDILIHAEEMKRTKHRVIGLYAEHCGRRYEEVERALDRDRFMTADEAVEWGLVDRVLRAR